From one Treponema denticola genomic stretch:
- a CDS encoding late competence development ComFB family protein, producing the protein MIIHNVMEDLVYTEVNKLFDEAEEKKESWLTCSCMQCRVDTMCYVLNRVKPRYIKSGRGLAHFLKFEKTEKVQIMADITSLVIEGMHKVLSTKRPHDNDPIIEAENSPVFNFPAITGNILNGSNFRPMEDVTISLKMNGEIVPQMSILWDNPYTISEKTPGAYTFCPKALPAKKAGDTEKFIFVLRAEKEGFDPTNFSFDIELTAEDMVKSPLDSSNFYQIKNLFLCEHSEEE; encoded by the coding sequence ATGATCATTCATAACGTTATGGAAGACTTGGTATATACCGAAGTCAACAAACTATTTGATGAAGCCGAAGAAAAAAAAGAAAGCTGGCTTACATGCAGTTGTATGCAATGCAGAGTTGACACCATGTGCTATGTACTCAACCGGGTTAAACCCCGCTATATAAAATCGGGTAGAGGCCTCGCTCACTTTTTAAAATTCGAAAAAACGGAAAAAGTACAGATTATGGCCGATATTACAAGTTTGGTAATTGAGGGTATGCACAAGGTTCTTTCTACAAAAAGGCCTCATGACAATGACCCTATAATCGAAGCAGAAAATAGTCCCGTTTTTAACTTTCCGGCTATAACAGGCAATATCTTAAATGGAAGCAATTTTAGACCGATGGAAGATGTTACAATAAGCCTTAAAATGAACGGAGAAATAGTACCCCAGATGAGCATTCTTTGGGACAATCCTTATACAATATCGGAAAAGACACCCGGAGCTTATACCTTTTGTCCAAAAGCGCTTCCTGCGAAAAAGGCTGGAGATACGGAAAAATTTATTTTTGTCCTCAGGGCAGAAAAAGAAGGCTTTGATCCGACTAATTTTTCATTCGATATTGAATTAACGGCAGAAGACATGGTAAAATCTCCATTGGACTCTTCAAATTTCTATCAAATCAAGAATTTGTTCTTATGCGAACACAGTGAGGAAGAATAA